The Buttiauxella selenatireducens genome has a window encoding:
- a CDS encoding (2,3-dihydroxybenzoyl)adenylate synthase, with the protein MAIPFTRWPNELAALYREKGYWADFPLTDILSRHANNDAIALIDGERHFSYRELEQAATRLASALKRRGLTTGETALVQLGNVSELYITLFALLKIGVAPVNALFSHQRTEMEAYAKQIEPVVVIADRKHNLFAHDDFLDALCQQNPSLRMAVLLNENDRERSLSALINEPEENFVATPSAADEVAFFQLSGGSTGTPKLIPRTHNDYYYSIRRSVEICCFDANTRFLCAIPAAHNYALSSPGSLGVFYGGGRVVLANDPSATLCFPLIERHKINVTALVPPAVSLWLQAIGEWGSNQALESLQLLQVGGARLSEALAARIPAEIGCQLQQVFGMAEGLVNYTRLDDDNDHIFKTQGKPMCQDDEVWVADADGNPLPHGEVGRLMTRGPYTFRGYYRSPEHNAQAFDTNGFYCSGDLISIAEDGYITVQGREKDQINRGGEKIAAEEIENLLLRHEEIVHAALVSMEDSLLGEKSCAFIVGLRPFRAVEIRRYLRELGIADFKLPDRIEIVEHLPLTAVGKVDKKCLRQLIADKQLAS; encoded by the coding sequence ATGGCTATTCCTTTTACTCGCTGGCCGAACGAACTGGCTGCACTCTACCGTGAAAAAGGCTACTGGGCGGATTTTCCGCTGACAGATATCCTCAGCCGCCACGCGAACAATGACGCGATTGCGCTTATCGATGGTGAACGTCATTTCAGCTATCGCGAGCTCGAGCAGGCAGCAACGCGCCTGGCGTCTGCACTTAAACGCCGTGGTTTGACTACCGGCGAAACGGCACTGGTACAGCTTGGCAACGTGTCGGAACTGTACATCACGCTTTTCGCGCTGCTGAAAATTGGCGTGGCACCGGTGAACGCGCTGTTTAGCCACCAACGCACCGAAATGGAAGCCTACGCAAAGCAAATTGAGCCGGTGGTAGTGATTGCCGACCGCAAACATAATTTGTTCGCCCATGACGATTTCCTGGATGCGCTGTGCCAACAAAATCCGTCGCTGCGTATGGCGGTTTTGCTCAACGAAAACGATCGTGAACGCTCACTGAGCGCATTGATTAATGAGCCGGAAGAGAACTTTGTTGCCACACCATCGGCGGCAGACGAAGTGGCCTTTTTCCAGCTTTCCGGTGGCAGCACCGGCACACCAAAACTCATTCCTCGCACGCACAACGATTACTACTACAGCATTCGTCGCAGCGTAGAAATTTGCTGCTTTGATGCGAATACCCGCTTCTTGTGCGCGATTCCTGCGGCGCATAACTACGCGCTCAGTTCGCCGGGTTCTCTGGGCGTGTTTTACGGCGGTGGGCGCGTGGTGCTGGCAAATGACCCGAGTGCCACGCTGTGCTTCCCGCTTATCGAACGCCATAAGATCAACGTCACCGCACTGGTGCCACCTGCGGTCAGCCTGTGGCTACAGGCGATTGGCGAGTGGGGGAGCAATCAGGCCCTGGAGTCGCTACAGCTTTTGCAAGTGGGTGGCGCGCGTTTGAGCGAAGCGCTGGCGGCGCGTATCCCTGCTGAAATTGGCTGCCAGCTACAGCAAGTTTTCGGCATGGCGGAGGGGCTGGTGAACTACACGCGCCTTGACGATGACAACGACCACATCTTCAAAACTCAGGGCAAGCCAATGTGCCAGGACGACGAAGTTTGGGTTGCAGATGCTGATGGAAACCCGCTCCCGCACGGTGAAGTTGGCCGCCTGATGACGCGCGGGCCGTACACCTTCCGTGGCTATTACCGCAGCCCTGAACACAACGCCCAGGCCTTTGATACCAACGGTTTCTACTGCTCGGGCGACCTGATTTCTATTGCCGAAGACGGTTACATCACGGTTCAGGGGCGTGAGAAAGATCAGATCAATCGCGGTGGGGAAAAGATCGCCGCCGAGGAGATCGAAAACCTGCTGTTACGCCATGAAGAGATCGTTCACGCAGCACTCGTTTCGATGGAAGACAGCTTGCTGGGCGAGAAAAGCTGCGCGTTTATCGTCGGCCTTCGCCCGTTCCGCGCCGTAGAGATTCGCCGTTATCTGCGCGAACTCGGCATTGCGGATTTCAAACTGCCCGACCGCATTGAAATTGTTGAGCATCTTCCGCTAACCGCCGTGGGCAAAGTGGACAAAAAATGTTTGCGCCAGTTGATTGCTGATAAGCAACTGGCTTCCTGA
- the entC gene encoding isochorismate synthase EntC, producing the protein METLLAEERLEKQLTPCADSFFFMSPYRSFSTSGCFARLDSPALDGANPHGHLQTTLREAFENAKKHGIEKPVVVGAIPFDPRQASALFIPERWQPFSRAERQNDARHTGASKPLNIAARKAIPEQDKFMEMVAQAAAATAQPDIDKVVLSRLIDIETQTPIDLDGLLNNLISQNPTSYNFHVPLPDGSSLVGASPELLLRKSGKNFSSLPLAGSARRDRENIQRDAEIGAQLLRSTKDRHEHGLVTQAMQTVLQPHSQSLTLSDTPELITTPTLWHLATPIYGQIKDSQDNALSLACLLHPTPALSGFPHDVAQKLIAELEPFDRELFGGIVGWCDAEGNGEWVVTIRCARVGGNQVRLFAGAGIVPASSPESEWRETGVKLSTMLRVFGLN; encoded by the coding sequence ATGGAAACGTTACTGGCTGAGGAACGACTCGAGAAACAGCTAACACCTTGTGCAGATAGCTTTTTCTTTATGTCGCCATATCGGAGTTTTTCAACAAGCGGCTGCTTCGCTCGCCTTGATAGCCCGGCGCTGGATGGCGCAAATCCCCATGGTCACCTGCAAACAACATTGCGTGAAGCGTTTGAAAACGCCAAAAAACACGGTATCGAAAAGCCCGTTGTGGTCGGCGCCATTCCGTTTGATCCCCGCCAGGCTTCAGCCCTGTTTATTCCCGAACGCTGGCAGCCGTTCTCACGCGCCGAACGACAGAACGACGCCCGCCACACCGGCGCGTCAAAACCGCTAAACATTGCTGCGCGTAAAGCGATTCCCGAACAAGACAAATTTATGGAAATGGTGGCGCAGGCCGCCGCCGCAACGGCGCAGCCGGATATCGACAAAGTCGTGCTCTCGCGCCTGATTGATATCGAAACCCAAACACCGATTGATCTCGATGGGCTGCTCAATAATTTGATTAGCCAAAACCCAACCAGCTACAACTTCCACGTCCCGTTGCCGGACGGCAGTTCACTGGTGGGCGCCAGCCCGGAATTGCTATTACGCAAATCCGGCAAGAATTTTAGTTCGTTACCGCTGGCAGGTTCCGCCCGTCGCGACAGAGAAAATATCCAGCGCGACGCAGAGATTGGCGCGCAACTGCTGCGTTCCACCAAAGACCGCCACGAACACGGACTGGTGACGCAGGCGATGCAGACGGTTTTGCAGCCGCACAGCCAATCGTTGACGCTCTCTGATACGCCAGAACTGATCACTACGCCGACGTTATGGCACCTCGCCACTCCGATTTACGGCCAGATTAAAGACAGCCAGGACAATGCGTTATCGCTCGCCTGTTTGCTGCATCCCACACCTGCACTGAGCGGCTTCCCGCATGATGTGGCGCAAAAACTCATTGCCGAACTGGAACCGTTTGACCGCGAACTGTTTGGCGGCATCGTCGGCTGGTGTGACGCCGAGGGTAACGGCGAGTGGGTGGTGACCATTCGCTGCGCACGCGTAGGCGGCAATCAGGTGCGCCTGTTTGCGGGTGCTGGCATCGTGCCTGCGTCGTCGCCGGAATCGGAATGGCGCGAAACCGGCGTCAAACTATCCACCATGCTCCGGGTATTTGGGCTTAATTAA
- the fepB gene encoding Fe2+-enterobactin ABC transporter substrate-binding protein: protein MLSTKVKFFLTIPTLVLLSLSHLAHAGDWPRTLTDSHGTHTLEQAPVRIVSTSVTLTGSLLAIDAPVVASGATTPGNRMGDSQGFLRQWGDVAKARHVQRLYIGEASAEAVAAQMPDLILISATGGDSALTLYDQLSAIAPTLVINYDDKSWQQLLTQLGEITGHEKQAAERIASFDKQLNEAKQRMVLPPQPVTALVYTPASHSANLWTEQSAQGKLLQQLGFTLSTLPAAIQASKSMGKRHDIVQLGGENLAAGLNGESLFLFASDEKDATALEANPLLSHLPAVQQKRVYALGTETFRLDYYSATQILARMSQLFASQ, encoded by the coding sequence ATGCTGTCAACAAAGGTCAAATTTTTTTTAACAATTCCCACGCTTGTATTGTTAAGTTTGAGTCACCTCGCTCATGCCGGTGACTGGCCCCGAACCCTTACCGACAGCCACGGCACACACACGCTGGAGCAGGCTCCTGTGCGCATTGTTTCCACAAGCGTAACGCTGACCGGTTCGCTATTGGCGATTGACGCACCGGTAGTAGCAAGTGGTGCGACTACGCCAGGCAATCGCATGGGGGATTCACAAGGTTTCCTGCGCCAGTGGGGCGATGTGGCTAAAGCGCGTCATGTTCAGCGTTTATATATTGGTGAAGCCAGCGCCGAAGCCGTGGCCGCACAAATGCCTGACCTGATTTTGATAAGCGCCACCGGCGGTGATTCCGCCCTCACCCTTTATGACCAGCTTTCAGCGATTGCGCCGACGCTGGTGATTAATTACGACGACAAAAGCTGGCAGCAATTACTGACTCAACTTGGCGAGATAACCGGGCACGAAAAACAAGCCGCTGAGCGTATCGCAAGCTTTGATAAGCAATTAAACGAAGCCAAACAGCGCATGGTGCTGCCGCCACAGCCCGTCACCGCGCTGGTTTACACGCCCGCTTCTCACTCGGCGAACCTGTGGACTGAGCAATCCGCGCAAGGGAAATTACTCCAGCAGCTTGGCTTTACACTGTCGACGTTGCCTGCGGCCATTCAGGCCAGCAAAAGCATGGGCAAGCGCCATGACATCGTGCAACTCGGCGGTGAAAACCTGGCTGCGGGTTTGAATGGCGAGAGCCTGTTCCTGTTCGCCAGCGATGAGAAAGACGCCACGGCGCTGGAAGCCAACCCTTTGCTCTCGCATCTGCCCGCCGTGCAACAGAAGCGTGTTTATGCGCTGGGCACCGAAACTTTCCGTCTGGATTATTACAGTGCCACTCAGATACTCGCGCGCATGAGTCAGTTATTTGCCAGTCAGTAG
- the entS gene encoding enterobactin transporter EntS: protein MNRNSLLLNLSLLKTHPAFRAVFLARFISIVSLGLLGVAVPVQIQTLTGSSLQVGLAVTLTGSAMFIGLMMGGVLADRHERRRLILLARSTCGVGFIGLTINAALPEPSLAVIYLLGVWDGFFGALGVTALLAATPALVGRENLMQASAITMLTVRLGSVISPMIGGLLLASGGVVWNYALASVGTFITLLPLLSLPKLAPPPQARENPLLSLWNGLRFLVGNPVIGGIALVGALLTMASAVRVLYPALAGHWQMSAGQIGLMYAAVPLGAAIGALTSGRIAHHARPGLIMLAAGIVSFISIGMFSLMPVWGLGLACLALFGYLSAISSLLQYTLIQTLTPDGMLGRINGLWTAQNVTGDAIGAAILGSLTVAMTPVAAASSSGLALTVCGVVLAIVLVQLRRYQQAAPAEVVASPSPQAGNRR, encoded by the coding sequence ATGAACCGCAATTCTTTGTTGCTCAATCTGAGTTTGCTCAAGACCCATCCCGCTTTTCGCGCTGTTTTCCTCGCCCGTTTTATTTCAATTGTGTCTCTGGGGTTACTCGGCGTCGCGGTGCCAGTACAAATCCAGACGCTGACCGGCTCTTCCTTGCAGGTTGGGCTTGCGGTGACGCTAACCGGCAGCGCGATGTTTATCGGCCTGATGATGGGGGGCGTACTGGCTGACCGTCACGAGCGTCGTCGTCTTATCTTGCTGGCGCGCTCTACCTGCGGCGTGGGTTTTATTGGCCTGACGATTAACGCCGCTTTGCCGGAACCCTCGCTTGCCGTGATTTACCTGCTTGGCGTGTGGGATGGTTTCTTTGGCGCACTGGGCGTGACCGCATTATTAGCCGCAACTCCCGCACTGGTGGGGCGTGAGAATTTAATGCAGGCGAGCGCGATTACCATGCTTACGGTGCGCCTCGGTTCAGTGATTTCACCGATGATCGGCGGGCTGTTGCTGGCGTCCGGCGGCGTGGTGTGGAACTACGCGCTGGCGTCAGTCGGCACCTTTATTACGTTATTGCCGTTGCTGAGTTTGCCGAAACTGGCGCCGCCGCCGCAAGCGCGTGAAAACCCGCTGCTTTCATTGTGGAACGGGCTACGTTTTCTGGTCGGCAACCCGGTTATTGGTGGCATTGCGTTAGTTGGCGCGTTGCTGACGATGGCGAGCGCGGTGCGCGTGCTCTATCCCGCGCTGGCAGGCCACTGGCAGATGAGTGCGGGCCAAATCGGTCTGATGTACGCCGCCGTTCCGCTGGGTGCGGCCATTGGCGCATTGACCAGCGGGCGCATTGCCCATCACGCCCGTCCCGGCCTGATTATGCTGGCGGCGGGGATTGTTTCGTTTATCTCGATTGGCATGTTCAGCCTGATGCCGGTTTGGGGGTTAGGACTTGCCTGCCTTGCGCTGTTTGGCTATCTCAGTGCGATCAGTTCTTTGTTGCAATACACCTTAATTCAGACGCTGACGCCGGACGGAATGTTAGGCCGCATTAACGGTTTGTGGACCGCGCAAAACGTGACGGGTGATGCGATAGGTGCCGCTATTTTAGGAAGCCTGACGGTGGCGATGACGCCGGTTGCTGCGGCCAGTTCTAGCGGGCTGGCATTGACGGTGTGCGGGGTTGTTCTGGCGATCGTTCTGGTGCAATTACGCCGTTATCAGCAAGCCGCTCCGGCTGAAGTGGTCGCTTCCCCTTCTCCTCAGGCTGGTAACCGACGCTGA
- the fepD gene encoding Fe(3+)-siderophore ABC transporter permease produces the protein MSVSRLSILLILLFLLLLMATLSLLLGAKSLPVAVVMDALSGQCQSADCTIVLDARLPRTLAGILAGGALGLAGALMQTLTRNPLADPGLLGVNAGASFAIVLGAAVWSLSSPVALLGLAFAGALSAALVVAFTGSQGGGQLSPVRLTLAGVALGAVLEGMSNGIALLNPVVYDQLRFWQAGTLDIRTLETLKIIVLPVLTGCAIALFISRSLNSLSMGTDTATALGSKVARTQLLGLVAITLLCGSATAAVGPIAFIGLMMPHLARWLMGADHRWSLPATLIATPALLLFADIIGRMLVPGELRVSVVSAFIGAPMLIYLVRRSRKGVGQ, from the coding sequence ATGTCTGTCTCGCGGTTATCAATACTGCTTATCTTATTGTTTTTGCTGTTATTGATGGCAACTCTCAGCCTGCTGCTGGGCGCAAAATCACTGCCCGTTGCGGTGGTTATGGATGCACTCAGCGGCCAGTGCCAAAGTGCTGATTGCACCATCGTGCTTGATGCCCGTCTCCCTCGCACGCTGGCAGGCATTCTCGCCGGAGGCGCACTCGGACTTGCGGGCGCGTTGATGCAAACTCTGACCCGTAATCCTCTCGCCGATCCCGGCCTGCTTGGCGTCAATGCCGGTGCCAGCTTTGCCATTGTGTTGGGTGCCGCCGTGTGGAGCCTTTCATCGCCGGTTGCGCTACTTGGGCTGGCGTTTGCTGGCGCATTATCTGCCGCACTGGTGGTGGCGTTTACCGGAAGCCAGGGCGGTGGGCAGTTGAGCCCGGTGCGCTTAACGCTTGCGGGCGTGGCGCTTGGCGCGGTACTTGAAGGCATGAGCAACGGCATCGCGCTGTTAAATCCGGTTGTCTATGACCAGTTACGATTCTGGCAAGCCGGAACGCTGGATATTCGCACCCTCGAAACCCTGAAAATTATCGTGCTGCCGGTACTGACGGGCTGCGCGATTGCACTGTTTATCAGCCGTTCGCTAAACAGCCTGAGCATGGGCACCGACACCGCGACCGCACTTGGCAGCAAAGTGGCGCGTACCCAACTGCTGGGTTTAGTCGCGATTACGTTGCTGTGTGGCAGTGCCACCGCCGCCGTTGGGCCGATTGCTTTTATCGGCCTAATGATGCCGCACCTGGCGCGCTGGCTGATGGGCGCTGACCACCGCTGGTCACTCCCCGCCACGTTGATTGCCACCCCGGCACTGTTACTTTTCGCCGATATTATTGGCCGCATGTTGGTGCCGGGCGAGCTGCGCGTTTCGGTCGTCAGCGCGTTTATCGGTGCGCCGATGTTGATTTATCTGGTGCGCCGCAGCCGCAAAGGAGTCGGGCAATGA
- the fepG gene encoding iron-enterobactin ABC transporter permease: MNSPSPRLLMSCLCLFVLSCALGLWSLGSGVLPLSARQVIDALLGFAPRNISLVVVEWRLPRVMMALLIGAALGVSGAIFQSLMRNPLGSPDVMGFNTGAWSGVLIAMVLFGQHQTAIAGSAMAGGIITALIVWMLAWRNGIETFRLIIIGIGVRAMLVAFNTWLLLHASLETAISAGLWNAGSLNGLTWAKIYPAAPLMLLALIAGALLVRRMRLLEMGDDSTCALGVSVERSRLLLMLTGVILTAAATALAGPISFIALVAPHIARRLSGTSRWGLMQSALCGATLLLAADLCAQQLFMPYQLPVGVVTVSLGGIYLIALLIQESRKK; the protein is encoded by the coding sequence ATGAATTCCCCTTCCCCTCGCCTGTTAATGAGTTGCCTGTGTTTATTCGTTCTCAGCTGTGCGCTCGGATTATGGAGCCTGGGCAGTGGCGTGTTGCCGCTCTCAGCCCGCCAGGTTATCGACGCCCTCCTCGGTTTCGCGCCGCGCAATATCTCTTTAGTGGTGGTCGAATGGCGCTTGCCGCGCGTCATGATGGCGCTATTGATTGGCGCAGCACTTGGCGTAAGCGGTGCCATCTTCCAGTCGCTGATGCGCAACCCCCTCGGCAGCCCGGATGTCATGGGCTTTAACACCGGTGCCTGGAGCGGCGTGCTGATTGCGATGGTGCTGTTTGGTCAACATCAGACAGCGATTGCCGGTTCAGCAATGGCTGGCGGTATCATCACCGCGCTGATTGTCTGGATGCTCGCCTGGCGTAACGGTATCGAAACCTTCCGTTTAATCATTATTGGTATCGGCGTTCGCGCCATGCTGGTGGCGTTTAACACCTGGCTGTTACTGCACGCGTCGCTGGAAACCGCGATATCCGCAGGGCTCTGGAATGCCGGTTCGCTCAACGGTTTGACGTGGGCCAAAATTTACCCTGCCGCACCGTTGATGTTGTTGGCGTTAATCGCAGGCGCGTTATTGGTTCGCCGTATGCGTTTACTGGAAATGGGCGATGACAGCACCTGTGCATTGGGTGTTTCGGTTGAGCGTTCGCGCCTGCTGCTGATGTTAACAGGCGTCATTCTGACTGCCGCAGCGACAGCGCTTGCCGGGCCGATTTCATTTATCGCTCTCGTCGCCCCGCACATTGCCCGCCGGTTAAGCGGCACCTCACGCTGGGGTCTGATGCAATCTGCTTTATGTGGTGCCACTTTGCTGCTGGCGGCAGACCTTTGCGCCCAGCAACTCTTCATGCCGTATCAGCTGCCGGTCGGTGTGGTCACCGTCAGCCTCGGCGGCATCTATTTAATTGCGTTGTTGATTCAGGAGTCCCGTAAGAAATGA